The following are encoded in a window of Halosolutus halophilus genomic DNA:
- a CDS encoding ArsR/SmtB family transcription factor, protein MTLIDALGNGTRLAILRELSREPMYVSELAEKIGMDGKTAVHHLSTLEENGLVDHYRRGNRKYYELTRRIELRIAPTPERTFVLQADPLDDDQDER, encoded by the coding sequence GTGACACTAATTGACGCCCTGGGAAACGGAACGCGGCTGGCCATTCTCAGAGAGCTTTCGCGGGAACCGATGTACGTCTCGGAACTCGCGGAGAAAATCGGAATGGACGGAAAAACCGCCGTCCACCACCTTTCGACGCTGGAAGAAAACGGACTGGTCGACCACTACAGGCGAGGCAATCGGAAATACTACGAACTCACTCGACGGATCGAGTTACGGATCGCCCCGACGCCGGAGCGCACCTTCGTTCTGCAGGCCGATCCGCTCGACGACGATCAGGACGAACGGTAA
- a CDS encoding OsmC family protein, translated as MSENDLQAEQKPLKETYEEDPEKAQISLSAKGEEQSDVRSCSVDIGRAMYEAELHEGAAGPGTGACSGDLLLGALAACSQLTAQAVADAFDTDAEISTAVHGDLDLRGTLGIADDVPVGFQDVQLEVSVDGDVDSETANALQRYTEQYCVVLQTLSNPPEIETEWSFD; from the coding sequence ATGTCCGAGAACGACTTACAAGCGGAGCAGAAACCACTCAAAGAAACGTACGAAGAAGACCCCGAGAAGGCACAAATCAGCCTGTCGGCGAAGGGAGAAGAGCAGTCCGACGTTCGCTCCTGTAGCGTCGATATCGGGCGAGCGATGTACGAAGCAGAACTACACGAGGGAGCAGCCGGTCCCGGAACGGGTGCATGTTCGGGCGATCTCTTGCTCGGAGCCCTCGCCGCCTGTTCACAACTCACTGCCCAGGCGGTTGCAGACGCATTTGATACCGACGCCGAGATATCGACGGCGGTCCACGGTGATCTCGACCTTCGGGGGACGCTCGGGATCGCCGACGACGTACCCGTCGGGTTTCAGGACGTTCAGCTCGAGGTTTCCGTGGACGGTGACGTCGACTCCGAGACTGCGAACGCACTCCAGCGGTACACGGAGCAATACTGTGTGGTCCTGCAGACCCTCTCGAACCCACCAGAGATCGAAACGGAGTGGTCGTTCGACTAG
- a CDS encoding amphi-Trp domain-containing protein, producing MSDHVNLPDDRTSDRQTITSGFFEQEVYLSREETATFLHDLADQLEADSSFTISTSEWEIPFNYSDPVEVEIEFSEQRERELEIELEFTGSKGGDDLSVR from the coding sequence ATGAGTGACCATGTCAACCTGCCCGACGACCGAACCAGCGACCGGCAGACGATCACGAGTGGGTTCTTCGAACAGGAGGTGTACCTCTCCCGCGAGGAGACGGCAACGTTCCTGCACGATCTCGCCGACCAACTCGAGGCCGATTCGTCGTTTACGATCTCCACGTCGGAGTGGGAGATCCCCTTCAACTACAGCGACCCCGTCGAAGTCGAGATCGAGTTCTCCGAGCAGCGAGAGCGGGAACTCGAGATCGAACTCGAGTTCACGGGATCGAAGGGAGGCGACGATCTATCGGTTCGGTAG
- a CDS encoding DUF4242 domain-containing protein, whose product MDNQELTDFLILRSLDEPITTDELEAAGEQSGEALQELRDEGIGIRWVESEVMTNEAGNVTGTFCHYRAESEEAIREHADRAGLPATRIDRRGEPLEGE is encoded by the coding sequence ATGGACAATCAAGAATTGACGGATTTCTTGATACTGCGCTCGCTCGACGAACCGATCACGACGGACGAACTCGAGGCCGCGGGTGAGCAATCCGGCGAGGCCCTGCAGGAGCTGCGGGACGAGGGGATCGGGATCCGCTGGGTCGAATCCGAAGTGATGACGAACGAAGCGGGGAACGTGACGGGCACGTTCTGTCACTACCGGGCAGAAAGCGAGGAGGCAATCCGCGAACACGCCGACCGAGCCGGCCTACCCGCGACGCGAATCGATCGCCGGGGAGAACCCCTCGAGGGCGAGTAG
- a CDS encoding sodium:calcium antiporter: MIVPSSTVALVSLFFVGVVLVIWCVEVFIEAVAQSAVSLGISGFFLAVVLAGVDLENAVLGVTAAFVELPDLALGTVFGESLFVLTVAVGLAAILVPFRMDVPRVYLLMLVLAPVPAFALSIRGTVGPLEGAVLVVLFVPLLAYTFRHERRSETTYLLSDEVREVVDIEGDASTEAPDGGSELEGQRERKYDLDIDEFVPSFEHRSGGFNLGVAVLAMVGMTLGSGITVVSAEGIFTALGISGLAFGATVLSFIASIEELALTVEPVRQNRPELAVGNVVGSTVFYMTANIGIIALLHPVNTGGDVLTVHWPFFAGCLLVVTTMLARGRVTRGGGAILFGLYIAYWLVNYL; this comes from the coding sequence ATGATCGTTCCGAGTTCGACGGTAGCCCTCGTCTCCCTCTTTTTCGTCGGCGTGGTGCTGGTGATCTGGTGCGTCGAGGTCTTCATCGAGGCCGTCGCCCAGAGCGCCGTCTCGCTCGGGATTTCCGGCTTCTTTCTCGCGGTCGTGTTGGCCGGTGTCGACCTCGAAAATGCCGTCCTCGGCGTAACCGCGGCGTTCGTCGAGTTACCGGACCTCGCGCTCGGGACCGTATTCGGGGAATCACTGTTCGTCCTGACCGTCGCTGTCGGACTTGCCGCGATCCTCGTCCCGTTTCGGATGGACGTTCCCCGGGTATACCTGCTCATGCTCGTTCTCGCACCCGTCCCCGCGTTCGCGCTGTCGATCAGGGGGACGGTCGGTCCGCTCGAGGGGGCGGTTCTCGTCGTCCTGTTCGTCCCGCTGCTGGCGTACACGTTCCGGCACGAACGCCGCTCCGAAACGACGTATCTGCTCTCGGACGAGGTGCGGGAGGTCGTCGACATCGAGGGCGACGCGAGCACGGAAGCACCGGATGGCGGCAGTGAACTAGAAGGGCAACGGGAACGGAAGTACGACCTCGATATCGACGAGTTCGTGCCGTCGTTCGAGCATCGGAGCGGCGGCTTCAATCTAGGCGTAGCCGTCCTCGCAATGGTCGGAATGACTCTCGGCTCCGGAATCACGGTAGTCAGTGCCGAGGGAATTTTCACCGCGCTCGGGATCTCGGGGCTGGCGTTCGGTGCGACGGTACTGAGCTTCATCGCATCGATCGAGGAACTGGCGCTCACCGTCGAACCGGTTCGGCAGAACCGACCGGAACTCGCCGTCGGGAACGTGGTCGGCAGCACGGTGTTCTACATGACGGCCAACATCGGGATCATCGCCTTGCTTCATCCGGTGAATACCGGCGGAGACGTCCTGACGGTTCACTGGCCGTTTTTCGCAGGCTGTCTACTCGTCGTAACGACGATGCTCGCTCGGGGTCGGGTCACGCGTGGTGGCGGAGCGATCCTGTTCGGGCTGTACATCGCGTACTGGCTCGTCAATTACCTGTAG
- a CDS encoding GNAT family N-acetyltransferase: protein MEVRHIEAQGDVRGLIRVHGLAWREAYEGFLPAEVLQKQTITPTAEEVQRWQDELREHREGVLVAVDDEGVVRGFADVRWGDAETKAFVGTDEAGLKAIYVEPGWWNRGIGTALLERGLEVLPESVDAVRLEMFAENGIADRFYEAKGFERTDTGEYEIAGRSYPTNIYTLQL from the coding sequence ATGGAGGTCCGCCATATCGAGGCGCAAGGTGACGTGAGGGGACTCATCAGGGTACACGGACTGGCATGGCGAGAAGCGTACGAGGGGTTTCTTCCGGCCGAAGTTCTACAGAAACAGACTATTACGCCGACTGCGGAAGAAGTACAGCGATGGCAGGACGAGCTCCGTGAACACCGAGAGGGCGTTCTGGTGGCTGTCGATGACGAGGGAGTCGTTCGGGGGTTTGCAGACGTTCGGTGGGGTGATGCAGAAACGAAAGCGTTTGTTGGTACGGACGAAGCCGGCCTGAAAGCGATCTACGTCGAACCGGGCTGGTGGAACCGAGGAATCGGTACAGCACTGCTCGAACGAGGGCTGGAAGTGCTTCCCGAGTCGGTCGATGCAGTGCGACTCGAAATGTTTGCAGAGAACGGGATTGCTGATCGGTTCTACGAAGCGAAGGGGTTCGAGCGCACAGATACGGGGGAATACGAGATCGCAGGACGTTCTTACCCGACGAATATCTACACGCTCCAGTTGTGA
- a CDS encoding sodium:calcium antiporter: MEGVIHGFVEAQGVTGAILVLVAGGVLLTVCVEKLISYLTRAALELKISLFALAIVFTGFEFDDTVLALVLSAGDLEGAALGTALGTGLAIIGVTLALAAIIKPFPVDIPPDYVALFALAPLLLLPFVLVGTLTFVHGLALVGAFVLTFGYLIAREYQRDTPVFRNTELGEEIQADGGITVPEALSEISEDQIVGGRSDPGWIWLSLAVFALIGIVFASMLLEAGSEVVVDGFGLEETVFGATVLTVLLTFEDVMLTIEPVRRGVPEIGVGNVIGSVLFSVTGNVGVIMLLSDLEISRSVLTFHLPTVIVVTALAAYFLSEGELKRWHGFLLGGLYVVYWLIAIVVFGGVPISG; encoded by the coding sequence ATCGAGGGCGTGATCCACGGATTCGTCGAAGCGCAGGGTGTAACGGGGGCGATACTCGTCCTCGTCGCGGGCGGGGTATTACTGACGGTTTGCGTCGAAAAGCTCATCAGTTATCTCACCCGCGCGGCGCTGGAACTGAAAATTTCGTTGTTCGCGCTCGCGATCGTTTTCACCGGGTTCGAGTTCGACGATACGGTCCTTGCGCTCGTTCTGTCCGCCGGTGACCTCGAGGGTGCCGCCCTCGGGACCGCGCTCGGGACCGGACTGGCTATTATCGGCGTGACGCTCGCGCTCGCCGCGATCATCAAGCCGTTCCCGGTCGACATCCCACCCGACTACGTCGCCCTCTTCGCGCTGGCACCGCTGCTGTTGCTCCCGTTCGTCCTCGTCGGGACGCTGACGTTCGTCCACGGACTCGCACTCGTCGGCGCGTTCGTCCTCACATTCGGCTACCTCATCGCGCGGGAATACCAGCGTGACACGCCGGTCTTCCGGAACACCGAACTTGGCGAGGAGATTCAGGCCGACGGCGGCATCACCGTCCCGGAGGCGCTCTCGGAAATTTCCGAGGATCAGATCGTCGGCGGCCGCTCCGATCCCGGCTGGATATGGCTCTCTCTCGCCGTCTTCGCGCTGATCGGCATCGTGTTCGCGTCGATGCTGCTCGAGGCGGGTTCGGAGGTCGTGGTCGACGGATTCGGCCTCGAGGAGACCGTCTTCGGGGCGACCGTCCTGACGGTACTCCTCACGTTCGAGGACGTCATGCTGACGATCGAACCGGTTCGGCGGGGCGTCCCCGAGATCGGCGTCGGCAACGTCATCGGGAGCGTCCTCTTCTCGGTGACCGGAAACGTCGGCGTCATCATGCTCCTCAGCGACCTCGAAATCTCTCGGTCCGTACTCACCTTCCATCTCCCGACGGTGATCGTCGTGACCGCCCTCGCCGCGTACTTCCTCTCCGAGGGCGAACTGAAGCGCTGGCACGGCTTCCTCCTCGGCGGCCTCTACGTCGTCTACTGGCTGATCGCGATCGTCGTCTTTGGCGGCGTTCCGATCAGTGGCTGA